In one window of Tenrec ecaudatus isolate mTenEca1 chromosome 3, mTenEca1.hap1, whole genome shotgun sequence DNA:
- the SRP72 gene encoding signal recognition particle subunit SRP72 isoform X1, with the protein MASGGGGGGASVPALWSEVNRYGQNGDFTRALKTVNKILQINKDDITALHCKVVCLIQNGSFKEALNVINTHTKVLANNSLSFEKAYCEYRLNRIENALKTIEGATQQTDKLKELYGQVLYRLERYDECLAVYRDLVRNSQDEYDEERKTNLSAVVAAQSNWEKVVPDNLGLQEGTYELCYNAACALIGQDQLTQAMKILQKAQGWKLKNYLCRRSLSEDSDGTEEDSQAELAIIHGQMAYILQLQGRTEEALQLYNQIIKLKPTDVGLLAVIANNIITINKDQNVFDSKKKVKLTNAEGVEFKLSKKQLQAIEFNKALLAMYTNQAEQCRKISSSLQSQSPEHLLPVLIQAAQLCREKQHVKAVELLQEFSDQHPENAAVIKLTMAQLKISQGNISKACLILRTIEELKHKPGMVSALVTMYSHEEDIDSAIEVFTQAIQWYQNHQPKSSAHLSLIREAANYKLKYGRKKEAISDLEQLWKQNPKDTHTLAQLISAYSLVDPEKAKALSKHLPSSDSMSLKVDVEALENSPGATYIRKKGGKVAGDNQPKEQGQGDLKKKKKKKKGKLPKNYDPKVTPDPERWLPMRERSYYRGRKKGKKKDLIGKGTQGAAAGSPSELDASKTVSSPPTSPRPGSAATVSASTSNIIPPRHQKPAGAPATKKKQQQKKKKGGKGSW; encoded by the exons ATggcgagcggcggcggcggcgggggggcTTCGGTGCCGGCGCTCTGGAGTGAAGTCAACCGTTACGGTCAGAACGGCGACTTCACGCGCGCCCTCAAGACCGTCAACAAGA TCTTGCAGATCAACAAGGATGATATAACTGCCCTGCACTGCAAAGTGGTGTGCCTCATCCAGAATGGGAGTTTCAAAGAAGCCTTGAATGTCATCAATACTCACACCAAGGTGTTGGCCAA TAATTCTCTTTCCTTTGAGAAGGCATATTGCGAGTACAGGCTGAACAGGATTGAGAATGCCTTGAAGACAATAGAAGGTGCTACCCAGCAGACAGACAAACTGAAGGAGCTTTATGGACAAGTG CTGTACCGGTTGGAACGCTATGATGAGTGCTTAGCTGTGTACAGAGATCTTGTCCGAAACTCCCAAGATGAGTATGATGAGGAAAGAAAAACCAACCTTTCTGCAGTTGTTGCAGCTCAAAGCAATTGGGAAAAAGTGGTTCCA GACAACCTGGGCCTCCAAGAAGGCACATATGAATTGTGTTATAACGCTGCATGCGCTCTGATTGGACAGGACCAGCTGACCCAGGCCATGAAGATCCTGCAAAAAGCCCAAGGTTGGAAGCTTAAAAATT ATCTTTGCCGCCGTTCACTGTCAGAAGACTCT GATGGGACTGAGGAAGACTCACAGGCAGAACTGGCCATCATTCATGGTCAGATGGCCTATATTCTGCAGCTTCAAGGTCGTACAGAGGAGGCACTGCAACTTTACAATCAGATAATAAAACTAAA GCCAACAGATGTGGGATTGCTAGCTGTAATCGCAAATAACATCATTACCATTAACAAG GACCAAAATGTCTTTGACTCCAAGAAGAAGGTGAAATTAACCAATGCAGAAGGAGTAGAGTTTAAACTTTCCAAGAAACAACTGCAAGCTATAGAATTTAACAAAGCTTTACTTGCCATGTACACAAACCAG GCAGAACAATGCCGCAAAATATCCTCCAGTTTACAGTCCCAGAGTCCTGAGCATCTCCTGCCTGTCTTAATCCAAGCCGCCCAGCTCTGCCGTGAGAAGCAGCATGTGAAAGCAGTGGAGCTGCTGCAG GAATTTTCGGATCAGCATCCAGAAAATGCAGCCGTGATTAAGCTGACCATGGCACAACTGAAAATTTCCCAAG gAAATATTTCCAAAGCATGTCTAATATTGAGAACCATAGAGGAGTTAAAGCATAAACCAGGCATG GTGTCGGCATTAGTGACCATGTACAGCCACGAAGAAGATATTGACAGCGCCATTGAGGTCTTCACCCAAGCCATCCAGTGGTATCAAAATCATCAA CCCAAATCTTCTGCTCATTTGTCTTTGATAAGAGAAGCGGCGAACTACAAACTCAAATACGGGCGGAAGAAGGAGGCAATTAGTGACCTAGAACAGCTGTGGAA ACAAAATCCTAAAGATACTCATACTCTGGCACAGCTTATTTCTGCTTACTCACTTGTAGATCCTGAGAAGGCGAAAGC TCTCAGTAAACACTTGCCCTCGTCGGATAGTATGTCTCTCAAAGTCGATGTCGAGGCTCTAGAAAATTCTCCTGGTGCTACATACATTCGGAAGAAGGGTGGAAAAGTTGCTGGCGATAATCAACCAAAGGAACAAGG CCAAGGAgatttgaaaaagaagaagaagaaaaagaagg GAAAGCTACCTAAGAATTATGACCCCAAAGTTACTCCAGATCCAGAAAGATGGCTGCCAATGCGAGAACGCTCCTACTacagaggaaggaagaaggggaaaaagaagGATCTGATTGGGAAAGGgacccagggagcagctgctgggtctcCCTCGGAACT GGATGCCAGTAAAACCGTGAGcagccctcccacctccccaaggCCTGGCAGTGCGGCCACAGTATCTGCCTCTACAAGCAACATCATACCCCCGAGACATCAGAAGCCTGCAGGGGCTCCGGCAACCAAAAAGAAACAGcaacagaaaaagaagaaagggggcaaagggagCTGGTGA
- the SRP72 gene encoding signal recognition particle subunit SRP72 isoform X2 — translation MASGGGGGGASVPALWSEVNRYGQNGDFTRALKTVNKILQINKDDITALHCKVVCLIQNGSFKEALNVINTHTKVLANNSLSFEKAYCEYRLNRIENALKTIEGATQQTDKLKELYGQVLYRLERYDECLAVYRDLVRNSQDEYDEERKTNLSAVVAAQSNWEKVVPDNLGLQEGTYELCYNAACALIGQDQLTQAMKILQKAQDLCRRSLSEDSDGTEEDSQAELAIIHGQMAYILQLQGRTEEALQLYNQIIKLKPTDVGLLAVIANNIITINKDQNVFDSKKKVKLTNAEGVEFKLSKKQLQAIEFNKALLAMYTNQAEQCRKISSSLQSQSPEHLLPVLIQAAQLCREKQHVKAVELLQEFSDQHPENAAVIKLTMAQLKISQGNISKACLILRTIEELKHKPGMVSALVTMYSHEEDIDSAIEVFTQAIQWYQNHQPKSSAHLSLIREAANYKLKYGRKKEAISDLEQLWKQNPKDTHTLAQLISAYSLVDPEKAKALSKHLPSSDSMSLKVDVEALENSPGATYIRKKGGKVAGDNQPKEQGQGDLKKKKKKKKGKLPKNYDPKVTPDPERWLPMRERSYYRGRKKGKKKDLIGKGTQGAAAGSPSELDASKTVSSPPTSPRPGSAATVSASTSNIIPPRHQKPAGAPATKKKQQQKKKKGGKGSW, via the exons ATggcgagcggcggcggcggcgggggggcTTCGGTGCCGGCGCTCTGGAGTGAAGTCAACCGTTACGGTCAGAACGGCGACTTCACGCGCGCCCTCAAGACCGTCAACAAGA TCTTGCAGATCAACAAGGATGATATAACTGCCCTGCACTGCAAAGTGGTGTGCCTCATCCAGAATGGGAGTTTCAAAGAAGCCTTGAATGTCATCAATACTCACACCAAGGTGTTGGCCAA TAATTCTCTTTCCTTTGAGAAGGCATATTGCGAGTACAGGCTGAACAGGATTGAGAATGCCTTGAAGACAATAGAAGGTGCTACCCAGCAGACAGACAAACTGAAGGAGCTTTATGGACAAGTG CTGTACCGGTTGGAACGCTATGATGAGTGCTTAGCTGTGTACAGAGATCTTGTCCGAAACTCCCAAGATGAGTATGATGAGGAAAGAAAAACCAACCTTTCTGCAGTTGTTGCAGCTCAAAGCAATTGGGAAAAAGTGGTTCCA GACAACCTGGGCCTCCAAGAAGGCACATATGAATTGTGTTATAACGCTGCATGCGCTCTGATTGGACAGGACCAGCTGACCCAGGCCATGAAGATCCTGCAAAAAGCCCAAG ATCTTTGCCGCCGTTCACTGTCAGAAGACTCT GATGGGACTGAGGAAGACTCACAGGCAGAACTGGCCATCATTCATGGTCAGATGGCCTATATTCTGCAGCTTCAAGGTCGTACAGAGGAGGCACTGCAACTTTACAATCAGATAATAAAACTAAA GCCAACAGATGTGGGATTGCTAGCTGTAATCGCAAATAACATCATTACCATTAACAAG GACCAAAATGTCTTTGACTCCAAGAAGAAGGTGAAATTAACCAATGCAGAAGGAGTAGAGTTTAAACTTTCCAAGAAACAACTGCAAGCTATAGAATTTAACAAAGCTTTACTTGCCATGTACACAAACCAG GCAGAACAATGCCGCAAAATATCCTCCAGTTTACAGTCCCAGAGTCCTGAGCATCTCCTGCCTGTCTTAATCCAAGCCGCCCAGCTCTGCCGTGAGAAGCAGCATGTGAAAGCAGTGGAGCTGCTGCAG GAATTTTCGGATCAGCATCCAGAAAATGCAGCCGTGATTAAGCTGACCATGGCACAACTGAAAATTTCCCAAG gAAATATTTCCAAAGCATGTCTAATATTGAGAACCATAGAGGAGTTAAAGCATAAACCAGGCATG GTGTCGGCATTAGTGACCATGTACAGCCACGAAGAAGATATTGACAGCGCCATTGAGGTCTTCACCCAAGCCATCCAGTGGTATCAAAATCATCAA CCCAAATCTTCTGCTCATTTGTCTTTGATAAGAGAAGCGGCGAACTACAAACTCAAATACGGGCGGAAGAAGGAGGCAATTAGTGACCTAGAACAGCTGTGGAA ACAAAATCCTAAAGATACTCATACTCTGGCACAGCTTATTTCTGCTTACTCACTTGTAGATCCTGAGAAGGCGAAAGC TCTCAGTAAACACTTGCCCTCGTCGGATAGTATGTCTCTCAAAGTCGATGTCGAGGCTCTAGAAAATTCTCCTGGTGCTACATACATTCGGAAGAAGGGTGGAAAAGTTGCTGGCGATAATCAACCAAAGGAACAAGG CCAAGGAgatttgaaaaagaagaagaagaaaaagaagg GAAAGCTACCTAAGAATTATGACCCCAAAGTTACTCCAGATCCAGAAAGATGGCTGCCAATGCGAGAACGCTCCTACTacagaggaaggaagaaggggaaaaagaagGATCTGATTGGGAAAGGgacccagggagcagctgctgggtctcCCTCGGAACT GGATGCCAGTAAAACCGTGAGcagccctcccacctccccaaggCCTGGCAGTGCGGCCACAGTATCTGCCTCTACAAGCAACATCATACCCCCGAGACATCAGAAGCCTGCAGGGGCTCCGGCAACCAAAAAGAAACAGcaacagaaaaagaagaaagggggcaaagggagCTGGTGA
- the LOC142443654 gene encoding large ribosomal subunit protein P1-like isoform X2, translated as MASISQLACIYSALILHDDKVTVTALANINIGSLVCNIGAGGPAPAAGPQPAGGPAPSTAVAPAEKKVEAKKKVGRL; from the exons ATGGCCTCCATCTCCCAGCTCGCCTGCATCTACTCAGCCCTCATTCTGCATGACGACAAGGTGACAGTCAC GGCCCTGGCCAACATCAACATCGGGAGCCTCGTCTGTAATATAGGGGCTGGTGGCCCTGCCCCAGCTGCTGGTCCCCAACCAGCTGGAGGACCTGCACCCTCCACAGCTGTTGCCCCAGCTGAGAAGAAagtagaagcaaaaaaaaaagtcgGAAGACTCTGA
- the LOC142443654 gene encoding large ribosomal subunit protein P1-like isoform X1, with protein sequence MASISQLACIYSALILHDDKVTVTEDKINTLIKAAGVNVEPFWPSLFAKALANINIGSLVCNIGAGGPAPAAGPQPAGGPAPSTAVAPAEKKVEAKKKVGRL encoded by the coding sequence ATGGCCTCCATCTCCCAGCTCGCCTGCATCTACTCAGCCCTCATTCTGCATGACGACAAGGTGACAGTCACAGAGGACAAGATCAACACCCTCATTAAGGCTGCCGGTGTCAACGTGGAGCCCTTCTGGCCCAGCTTGTTTGCCAAGGCCCTGGCCAACATCAACATCGGGAGCCTCGTCTGTAATATAGGGGCTGGTGGCCCTGCCCCAGCTGCTGGTCCCCAACCAGCTGGAGGACCTGCACCCTCCACAGCTGTTGCCCCAGCTGAGAAGAAagtagaagcaaaaaaaaaagtcgGAAGACTCTGA